In a single window of the Streptomyces cinnabarinus genome:
- a CDS encoding sigma-70 family RNA polymerase sigma factor, translated as MNGSDKNGRRVPHQHVPAGVLCHEAQKQWDAYVKMRKTLWKSACARAGRDHADDICSKVAIAFYRRLLSGPLNESVAPYLWTMIKRHTGQHLSELSARAENFVGDETSNLEDPANYISVHFTSQVELVEAMAVLKKEFSTLQLRAFVLAEAYGLKAPSIAELIDTTPGNVRDALRHARRKLGTRRVGARLGVVSDDD; from the coding sequence ATGAACGGGAGCGACAAGAACGGGAGGAGGGTCCCGCACCAGCACGTCCCCGCTGGCGTCCTGTGCCACGAGGCGCAGAAACAGTGGGACGCCTACGTGAAGATGCGCAAGACCCTCTGGAAGTCCGCGTGCGCCCGCGCTGGGCGCGACCATGCGGATGACATCTGCTCGAAGGTGGCGATCGCCTTCTACCGGCGCCTGTTGTCGGGCCCGTTGAACGAGAGCGTCGCCCCGTACCTGTGGACGATGATCAAGCGTCACACGGGCCAGCACCTCAGCGAGCTGTCTGCCCGCGCTGAGAACTTCGTGGGCGACGAGACCTCGAATCTGGAGGACCCCGCCAACTACATCAGCGTCCACTTCACGAGCCAGGTCGAGCTCGTCGAGGCGATGGCTGTGTTGAAGAAGGAGTTCAGCACGCTCCAGCTCCGTGCGTTCGTACTTGCCGAGGCGTATGGCCTGAAGGCACCGTCGATCGCCGAGCTCATCGACACCACGCCCGGCAACGTGCGTGACGCGCTTCGCCACGCCCGCCGCAAGCTCGGAACCCGACGAGTCGGTGCCCGCCTGGGAGTCGTGTCCGACGACGATTAG
- a CDS encoding tyrosine-type recombinase/integrase has protein sequence MLPTLVRVADRRLKEARLRLEALHAAAPGSTFTVLGEAFTAPRFTNRPEGRAASVRDEYGRRRLLATEEKVAFWAWATIEIFRHTGIRIEELRELGHHSILSYKLPTTGQVVPLLQVAPSKTDQERLLLVSPELADVLSAIVSRVRGSDGSVPLVSSYDQHEGVWNPPMPLLYQWNVSGQNRPLAESTIRKAINQTLEATGLTDSAGKPLRFQLHDFRRIFITDAILSGLPPHIAQVVAGRNNINSTMGYAAIYPVDAIESHRAFIARRRALRPVEEYRAVTP, from the coding sequence GTGCTGCCCACGCTCGTCCGAGTCGCCGACCGCCGGCTGAAGGAAGCCCGTCTTCGCCTCGAAGCTCTCCATGCCGCGGCGCCAGGATCCACGTTCACAGTGCTCGGCGAGGCCTTCACTGCCCCGCGCTTCACGAATCGCCCAGAGGGGCGGGCAGCGAGCGTCCGCGACGAGTACGGCCGCCGCCGGTTGCTCGCGACCGAGGAAAAGGTCGCGTTCTGGGCCTGGGCAACGATCGAGATCTTCCGGCATACCGGCATTCGCATCGAAGAGCTCCGGGAACTCGGCCACCACAGCATCCTCAGCTACAAGCTCCCAACCACCGGGCAAGTGGTTCCGCTGCTGCAGGTCGCACCGTCGAAGACCGATCAAGAACGGCTCCTGCTCGTCAGCCCTGAACTCGCTGACGTGCTTAGCGCGATCGTGTCGCGCGTCCGTGGCTCGGACGGGAGCGTCCCCTTGGTCTCCAGTTATGACCAGCACGAAGGCGTCTGGAACCCTCCCATGCCGCTGCTCTATCAGTGGAACGTCTCCGGCCAGAACCGGCCGCTCGCGGAGAGCACGATCCGCAAGGCGATCAACCAGACCCTCGAAGCCACTGGGCTCACTGACAGCGCGGGCAAGCCGCTGAGGTTCCAGCTCCACGACTTCCGTCGGATCTTCATCACCGACGCGATCCTCAGCGGCCTTCCACCGCACATTGCCCAAGTCGTTGCAGGTCGCAACAACATCAACAGCACGATGGGCTATGCGGCGATCTATCCGGTCGACGCGATCGAGTCCCACCGGGCTTTCATCGCGCGCCGGCGGGCACTCAGGCCCGTCGAGGAATATCGCGCTGTCACGCCCTAG